A region of Streptomyces sp. TG1A-60 DNA encodes the following proteins:
- a CDS encoding GntR family transcriptional regulator: MPSLPSGFLGDLDPTSDRAVFRQIADQLREAIDRGRFKEGEKLPSEAELVDHYGVSRMTVRNSFSVLQGEGLVHAEHGKGVFVRPRPPVRRLASDRFARRHREQGKAAFIVEANAAGSHPQVDSLEVKEEKASPDVSTRLGSVRRVLARRRRYLLDGRPVEFATSYLPLDIARGTPIAEPNPGPGGIYARLEELGHRLDHFEEEIRARMPSPAEVKTLRLASGVPVIHLIRTAFDAEGRAVEVCDTVMAADAYVLSYQLPAT, translated from the coding sequence GTGCCGTCTCTTCCTTCCGGCTTCCTCGGTGATCTCGATCCCACGAGTGATCGTGCGGTCTTTCGGCAGATCGCCGACCAGTTGCGCGAGGCCATCGACCGTGGGCGGTTCAAGGAGGGTGAAAAACTGCCCTCGGAAGCTGAGCTTGTTGACCACTACGGGGTATCCCGGATGACGGTCCGCAACTCCTTCTCCGTCCTCCAGGGCGAAGGGCTCGTGCACGCCGAGCACGGCAAGGGCGTCTTCGTCCGGCCCCGGCCGCCCGTGCGGCGCCTCGCCTCCGACCGGTTCGCCCGGCGCCACCGGGAGCAGGGCAAGGCCGCCTTCATCGTCGAAGCCAACGCCGCCGGCAGTCACCCCCAGGTCGACAGCCTTGAGGTCAAGGAAGAGAAGGCCAGCCCGGACGTATCGACACGGCTTGGGTCCGTGCGGCGGGTGCTGGCTCGTCGGCGCCGGTATCTGCTCGACGGGCGGCCGGTCGAGTTCGCCACCTCCTATCTGCCGCTCGACATCGCGCGCGGTACGCCGATCGCTGAGCCGAACCCCGGGCCCGGCGGGATCTACGCCCGGCTCGAAGAGCTGGGGCACCGCCTCGACCACTTCGAGGAGGAGATTCGCGCCCGGATGCCCTCACCGGCTGAGGTGAAGACGCTCCGGCTGGCCTCCGGTGTGCCGGTGATCCACCTGATCCGGACCGCCTTCGACGCCGAAGGGCGGGCCGTGGAGGTCTGCGACACCGTCATGGCGGCGGATGCGTACGTGCTGTCGTATCAGCTTCCGGCGACGTGA